tgtgcgcgtgtgtagaTGTGTGCACCTGTGTGAGCGTCAAGGAAAGTGGCGAGGGTATTCTccactctctttttttcgctgAGGCCTCTTCACGCACGTGATTACCTCTTCTGCCGATTAGCAAGTTTTTCGTTTCAACGAGTCCATTCTGCCACACAGTATGAGCTCAAACCCCACTCTGCCCGGCTTGTCAGAGACCCATCGCGTGGCGCGAGgcagcgctagacacgcgGTACAGCCGTGCGCCGACTCCGTGAgctgagcagcgcctcggcctcAGACTCTGCCCACACAGTGCGGGTACTGGACCCTGACACGATACCCTGGGGCCTCTCCCGTCGTCAGGGACTGATAAATCACCAAGGAAAAGTGAAAGCTGCGGGTTGAGGGCAGGGAAGGAGCGTCAGAGCAAGTGGCATGGACTGAATTCGTCGTATACTCTGCCGTAATGCTTAGCCCTGCCCTCCCCTTCCTGCTTTTTCGTCTCTTCTAGACCCTCCTAACCTCGTGCGTCCCTCGctatctttctctctccctcctcttttttatTTCTTTCCCCTGGGCGCGTGTCTCGCCCGTCAATGGAAATCATACGGCTCCCTGGTTCTCCTTTCACTTCCCCCtccggcaccgccacactCGGCTCGTTTGGCAGAATCGAATACCgctttcacctctctctctcatacGCATTGTATTACACGAGAACGGAACAGATAAGAGCCGGGCAAAGCACAAACCGCCTGCATACAAAAACGactctgttctctctttcaccaccactggtcaccttttctttctctattgctgtgtttcttctcccgTTTGTTACTCTGCTTGGTGGCGCTGTTTCTCTAGTGTAGGGCACACTCCTCTCCCTACTTGTTCAGCCTTTCTCACCCTcccgaaaaagaaagcaacgTGCAGAAAAAGATGGCGCTTCGTCGCATCcagaaggagctgaaggacCTCGAGAAAGACCCGCCAGCGAACACGAGCGGCGGCCCGGTCAACGATAATGATCTCTTTAATTGGAAGGCCACCATCATCGGCCCGGAGGACTCCCCATACGCCGGtggcctcttcttcctcaacATCCACTTCCCCTCCGACTACCCGTTCAAGCCACCAAAGCTACAGTTCACGACAAAGATCTACCACCCGAACATAAACAACAACGGTGGCATTTGCCTTGATATTCTCAAGGACCAGTGGTCACCGGCATTGACGATCTCAAAGGTGTTACTCTCCGTGTGCTCTCTACTGACAGACCCCAACCCCGACGATCCGCTGGTGCCAGATATCGCGCGCCAGTACAAGAGTGATAGATCCGCCTTCAATAAGACAGCTTCCGAGTGGACTCGTCAGTACGCCATGTAACACACCCAAACGGAAAAGCAAAATGAGTCTGATAGCGGTGGCAAgtgaggcgagagagaagcggagagCATCGGGAAACCAAAAGAAAGTTGAAGTGACGAGAGGCAGGGAAGGGCTACTGCTAATCACctgttccctctctccgttgGTCGGATGAGTTGCTCAGTCACATGTATCGAGTCTGAGCCCGTTCCACCTCTCATTTTTTCCCATTTCTGTCGTCATCGGTACCTCTCATACTCTCAATACCTTCagtctccctcttcccttgtATTACCGTagcccttttctctccttcctcttaaACTCGGATAATGCCTCAGGACAGCACTCAGTATTTGCATCGTGGCGAGCGAGAGGCGCGGAGGATGGAAGGGTCTgtgggaagaaaaaagagggagaggagaaagagacagcgagagtgtgtgtatgtgtggagaacagaaaggaaaacaaacgaGAAGTGAGCTTAGAAGGCCAACAACGATGAGGAAACGGCTcgctgtatgcgtgtgtgtgtgtgtgtgtgtgtcaagTTTTCGCTtactccctcctctcttccctttcccactCGAGTTTCTTTTAGAGCTgtccctttttctcttgttttctgTACTCTTCGTTTcgcgtttctctctcttccccccactgcctctctctctttcatcttTGGCTTCTTTTTGGTGGCATTGTGTTTTAGTGGGATTCAATTTCATGCGTGGCAATTATATCATCCCATGGGGCAGGTCTTCcgtttttttccctcatTTCCTTGTTATTTATTATTTGTGCTTagctcttcttctgccctttccccttttgcgTTCCAGTGCTCTCGCGTCGTTGTTTTATCGTCTCTTTTGCCTATTCTGCCTCCTCTCACCTTTCCTTTGtctttgtgtgtctctgtcaACTTGACTCCATGCCACTACTCAGTAACGGACCCACACACGAAATCAAAACAGGACACACATAAATCATGCTCTATGATGCATACCTCAGCACGCACGAGACCGAGGAACAGAGGCATGAAGcgaatgaagagagagagagagacagacgcgCGAGTTGTCAAGGTGAGGGGAAAGAGCTAGAAGGggtgaaaaagaaaagtgaCCTCCATTTTCGCCGTTTATTActgttttctcttcgtttcCGCACGTGTTTTGCTCTCCCCTGTCTAAGTTCACCTTTTCACCTTCTTTTGCCCCCATATTATCTACTCGTCAAGAGTTGATGAGATATCAGCAAAA
This DNA window, taken from Leishmania panamensis strain MHOM/PA/94/PSC-1 chromosome 34 sequence, encodes the following:
- a CDS encoding ubiquitin-conjugating enzyme E2, putative (TriTrypDB/GeneDB-style sysID: LpmP.34.1170), with protein sequence MALRRIQKELKDLEKDPPANTSGGPVNDNDLFNWKATIIGPEDSPYAGGLFFLNIHFPSDYPFKPPKLQFTTKIYHPNINNNGGICLDILKDQWSPALTISKVLLSVCSLLTDPNPDDPLVPDIARQYKSDRSAFNKTASEWTRQYAM